The Prochlorococcus marinus str. MIT 9301 genome window below encodes:
- a CDS encoding tetratricopeptide repeat protein gives MKVFENEDQFHKKLNRNNKKINRSKEQVLGKAFQFHSQGNIAEAAKYYQYLIIQGVEDHRVFSNYGLILKGLGKLKEAELSTRKAIELNPHYALGYSNLGGILNSLGKLKEAELFIRKAIELNPKEAELHSNLGGILNSLGKLKEAELSTRKAIELNPEYANAYYNLGNILRDLKKLSEAAISLKKAIKLKPNFFEAHRDLGICLYLLKDINSAVKCIVKANYFDKKNRTNKLLLSIFQQELTVNNKDSEKNSSVSSFTKSNSNSNLITLNLPVDKKLVECLYKIKARNQEIYQFPTFGDAIGSDYKLFERSEVSIDSFKKQLIVIAKNSLKSNIFISDSFFTIFRSGGGLVSHDHLNKIDRIEGLDIAKKKFSLVYYLSVGDQTCDEPGILKLENPNQEILPSNGLIIIFPAQRKHSVFYKGEKDRIIIGVNFYKI, from the coding sequence ATGAAAGTTTTTGAAAATGAGGATCAATTTCATAAAAAACTAAATAGAAACAACAAAAAAATTAACCGTTCTAAAGAACAAGTATTAGGTAAAGCATTTCAATTTCATTCACAAGGAAATATTGCAGAAGCAGCAAAATATTATCAATATCTAATAATTCAAGGTGTGGAAGATCATAGGGTTTTTTCTAATTATGGATTAATACTAAAGGGACTTGGAAAATTGAAGGAAGCAGAATTATCTACTCGTAAAGCTATAGAACTTAATCCCCACTATGCATTGGGATATTCAAATCTTGGAGGCATATTAAACTCTCTTGGAAAATTGAAGGAAGCAGAATTATTTATTCGTAAAGCTATTGAACTTAATCCTAAAGAAGCAGAATTACATTCGAATCTTGGAGGAATATTAAATTCTCTTGGAAAATTGAAGGAAGCAGAATTATCTACTCGTAAAGCTATAGAACTTAATCCTGAATACGCAAATGCATATTATAATTTAGGAAATATTTTAAGAGACTTAAAGAAGTTATCTGAAGCAGCAATATCACTAAAAAAAGCAATAAAACTTAAACCAAATTTTTTTGAGGCTCACAGGGATTTAGGAATATGTTTATATCTTTTAAAAGATATAAATTCAGCTGTCAAATGTATAGTTAAAGCAAATTACTTTGATAAGAAAAATAGAACTAACAAATTATTATTAAGTATTTTTCAACAAGAACTAACTGTTAATAATAAAGACTCTGAAAAAAATAGTTCGGTGAGCTCTTTCACGAAATCTAACTCAAATTCAAATCTCATTACTTTAAATCTGCCAGTAGACAAGAAACTCGTTGAATGCTTATACAAGATAAAAGCCAGAAACCAAGAAATATATCAATTCCCAACTTTCGGCGATGCTATAGGTTCAGATTACAAGTTATTCGAGAGGAGTGAGGTAAGTATAGATAGTTTTAAAAAACAATTAATAGTAATTGCAAAAAATAGTTTGAAGTCAAATATCTTTATAAGCGATTCTTTTTTTACTATATTTCGTTCGGGGGGTGGTTTAGTAAGTCACGATCATTTAAATAAAATAGACAGAATAGAAGGATTAGATATTGCTAAAAAAAAGTTTTCTCTTGTCTATTATCTATCAGTTGGTGATCAAACTTGCGATGAGCCAGGAATTTTAAAATTAGAAAACCCAAATCAGGAAATTCTTCCTTCTAATGGTTTGATAATTATTTTCCCAGCACAAAGAAAACACTCTGTATTTTATAAAGGCGAAAAAGATAGAATTATTATTGGAGTAAATTTTTACAAAATATAA